A single window of Nicotiana tomentosiformis chromosome 1, ASM39032v3, whole genome shotgun sequence DNA harbors:
- the LOC104100439 gene encoding glucan endo-1,3-beta-D-glucosidase isoform X2, with amino-acid sequence MATQKLSSFFFVFFVLLQSLSSAESQAFIGVNYGQLADNLPPVTETVKLIQSTRIEKVRLYGADPAIIKALANTGIGIVIGAANGDIPALASDPNFAGQWVNSNVLAYYPASKIIVVTVGNEVVTSGDQNLIPQLLPAMQNVQNALNAASLGGRIKVSTVHAMSILSQSDPPSSGLFSPVFGDTLKALLQFHKENGSPLMINPYPFFAYQSDPRPETLAFCLFQPNAGRVDSGNGIKYMNMFDAQVDAVHSALNAWGFKEVQIVVAETGWPYKGDPNEVGPSVDNAKAYNGNLINHLRSMVGTPVMPGISVDTYIFALYDEDLKPGPGSERSFGLFKPDLSVTYDVGLSKNAQTPTAPVTPVSPAPATTPTTPTTPVTPVTPTPKPTGSAWCMPKPGTPDAELQANLDYACSQAGIPGTATSLRPLPSPQQILVTMVVLILVAAYDAENLL; translated from the exons ATGGCTACACAAAAGCTTTCtagtttcttctttgttttctttgttttattgcaatctctttcttccgcag AATCTCAAGCTTTTATCGGCGTTAACTATGGACAACTCGCCGATAACCTCCCGCCGGTGACGGAGACGGTGAAGCTCATTCAGTCGACGAGGATTGAGAAGGTGAGGTTGTACGGGGCGGATCCAGCGATCATAAAAGCATTGGCGAACACCGGGATCGGAATTGTGATCGGCGCTGCTAACGGCGATATACCGGCGCTCGCATCCGACCCGAATTTCGCGGGCCAATGGGTTAATTCTAATGTGTTGGCTTATTATCCGGCGAGTAAGATTATTGTTGTTACTGTCGGTAATGAAGTCGTGACCTCAGGAGATCAGAACCTTATTCCTCAACTTTTACCCGCCATGCAAAATGTCCAAAACGCCCTTAATGCTG CTTCCCTTGGTGGGAGAATCAAGGTATCAACAGTACACGCCATGTCCATTTTGTCTCAGTCCGACCCGCCTTCTTCCGGGTTATTCAGTCCAGTATTTGGAGACACACTGAAAGCTTTGCTGCAATTTCACAAGGAAAATGGTTCACCTTTGATGATCAATCCATACCCATTCTTTGCATATCAGAGTGATCCAAGACCTGAAACCTTGGCATTCTGTCTCTTCCAACCAAATGCTGGCCGGGTCGACTCAGGAAACGGTATCAAATACATGAACATGTTTGATGCACAG GTTGATGCTGTACATTCTGCCCTGAATGCGTGGGGATTCAAAGAAGTTCAAATTGTGGTTGCAGAGACAGGGTGGCCATACAAGGGAGACCCAAATGAAGTAGGCCCAAGTGTGGATAATGCAAAAGCTTATAACGGTAACTTGATAAACCACTTGAGGTCTATGGTTGGCACTCCAGTGATGCCTGGCATATCTGTGGATACCTATATATTTGCGCTCTATGATGAGGATTTGAAGCCTGGGCCTGGCTCGGAACGCTCATTTGGGCTTTTTAAACCTGATCTTTCTGTGACTTATGATGTTGGCCTCTCAAAAAATGCGCAG ACTCCTACAGCTCCAGTAACTCCAGTGAGCCCTGCGCCAGCAACAACTCCTACTACACCAACAACTCCAGTAACTCCGGTTACACCAACACCAAAACCAACAGGATCTGCTTGGTGCATGCCAAAGCCGGGAACTCCTGATGCTGAATTACAGGCGAATCTTGACTATGCCTGTAGCCAGGCTG GAATCCCTGGAACTGCGACTTCTCTCAGACCGCTGCCCTCACCTCAACAAATCCTA GTTACGATGGTTGTACTTATCCTGGTGGCAGCTTATGACGCAGAGAATCTACTTTAG
- the LOC104100439 gene encoding glucan endo-1,3-beta-D-glucosidase isoform X1 yields the protein MATQKLSSFFFVFFVLLQSLSSAESQAFIGVNYGQLADNLPPVTETVKLIQSTRIEKVRLYGADPAIIKALANTGIGIVIGAANGDIPALASDPNFAGQWVNSNVLAYYPASKIIVVTVGNEVVTSGDQNLIPQLLPAMQNVQNALNAASLGGRIKVSTVHAMSILSQSDPPSSGLFSPVFGDTLKALLQFHKENGSPLMINPYPFFAYQSDPRPETLAFCLFQPNAGRVDSGNGIKYMNMFDAQVDAVHSALNAWGFKEVQIVVAETGWPYKGDPNEVGPSVDNAKAYNGNLINHLRSMVGTPVMPGISVDTYIFALYDEDLKPGPGSERSFGLFKPDLSVTYDVGLSKNAQTPTAPVTPVSPAPATTPTTPTTPVTPVTPTPKPTGSAWCMPKPGTPDAELQANLDYACSQAGIDCTPIQAGGACFEPNTVASHAAYAMNLLYQTAGRNPWNCDFSQTAALTSTNPSYDGCTYPGGSL from the exons ATGGCTACACAAAAGCTTTCtagtttcttctttgttttctttgttttattgcaatctctttcttccgcag AATCTCAAGCTTTTATCGGCGTTAACTATGGACAACTCGCCGATAACCTCCCGCCGGTGACGGAGACGGTGAAGCTCATTCAGTCGACGAGGATTGAGAAGGTGAGGTTGTACGGGGCGGATCCAGCGATCATAAAAGCATTGGCGAACACCGGGATCGGAATTGTGATCGGCGCTGCTAACGGCGATATACCGGCGCTCGCATCCGACCCGAATTTCGCGGGCCAATGGGTTAATTCTAATGTGTTGGCTTATTATCCGGCGAGTAAGATTATTGTTGTTACTGTCGGTAATGAAGTCGTGACCTCAGGAGATCAGAACCTTATTCCTCAACTTTTACCCGCCATGCAAAATGTCCAAAACGCCCTTAATGCTG CTTCCCTTGGTGGGAGAATCAAGGTATCAACAGTACACGCCATGTCCATTTTGTCTCAGTCCGACCCGCCTTCTTCCGGGTTATTCAGTCCAGTATTTGGAGACACACTGAAAGCTTTGCTGCAATTTCACAAGGAAAATGGTTCACCTTTGATGATCAATCCATACCCATTCTTTGCATATCAGAGTGATCCAAGACCTGAAACCTTGGCATTCTGTCTCTTCCAACCAAATGCTGGCCGGGTCGACTCAGGAAACGGTATCAAATACATGAACATGTTTGATGCACAG GTTGATGCTGTACATTCTGCCCTGAATGCGTGGGGATTCAAAGAAGTTCAAATTGTGGTTGCAGAGACAGGGTGGCCATACAAGGGAGACCCAAATGAAGTAGGCCCAAGTGTGGATAATGCAAAAGCTTATAACGGTAACTTGATAAACCACTTGAGGTCTATGGTTGGCACTCCAGTGATGCCTGGCATATCTGTGGATACCTATATATTTGCGCTCTATGATGAGGATTTGAAGCCTGGGCCTGGCTCGGAACGCTCATTTGGGCTTTTTAAACCTGATCTTTCTGTGACTTATGATGTTGGCCTCTCAAAAAATGCGCAG ACTCCTACAGCTCCAGTAACTCCAGTGAGCCCTGCGCCAGCAACAACTCCTACTACACCAACAACTCCAGTAACTCCGGTTACACCAACACCAAAACCAACAGGATCTGCTTGGTGCATGCCAAAGCCGGGAACTCCTGATGCTGAATTACAGGCGAATCTTGACTATGCCTGTAGCCAGGCTGGTATTGACTGTACCCCTATTCAAGCAGGCGGTGCCTGCTTTGAACCAAATACTGTTGCATCGCATGCTGCTTATGCTATGAATCTTCTTTACCAAACTGCTGGCAGGAATCCCTGGAACTGCGACTTCTCTCAGACCGCTGCCCTCACCTCAACAAATCCTA GTTACGATGGTTGTACTTATCCTGGTGGCAGCTTATGA
- the LOC104100440 gene encoding cyclase-associated protein 1: MSMEEKLIQRLESAVTRLEALSATGFHSGGSVGTGDDTVVLDPSIIAFDDLRSEFLGKVTSAAEKIGGKVLDITKIVEKAFSVQRELLIKIKETKKPDNSGLVEFLKPLNDAIVKATRMTEGRPDFFNHLKSAADSLSALAWIAYTGKDCGLSMPIAHVEEGWQMAEFYNNKILVEFKNKDANHVEWAKALKELYLPGLRDYVKSHYPLGPVWSATGKAAVSAPSNAPSPSAPAPPAPPPASLFSSESPQASSSRPKQGMAAVFDEINSGKPVTSGLRKVTDDMKAKNRADRTGVVNAGEKEAHMSSPYISKTGPAKLELQMGRKWVVENQVGEKNLVIDDCDAKQSVYVYGCKGSVLQIKGKVNNITIDKCTKMGVVCAGVVAACEVVNCNGVEVQCQGSAPTISVDNTTGCQLYLSKDSLGGSITTAKSSEINVMVPGAGPDDDWGEHALPQQYAHVYKDGHFVTTPVSHSGA; encoded by the exons ATGTCAATGGAGGAGAAGTTGATACAGCGATTGGAGTCGGCGGTGACACGGCTGGAGGCGCTATCAGCCACCGGCTTCCATTCCGGAGGTTCCGTCGGGACAGGCGATGATACGGTGGTTTTAGATCCGTCGATTATTGCATTTGACGATCTGAGGTCGGAGTTCCTCGGGAAGGTTACGAGTGCTGCGGAGAAGATCGGAGGAAAAGTATTGGATATTACTAAGATTGTTGAGAAGGCTTTCTCCGTTCAGAGAGAACTTCTCATTAAAATCAAGGAAACTAAG AAACCAGACAACTCAGGTTTGGTTGAATTTCTCAAACCTTTGAATGATGCGATCGTGAAAGCTACAAGAATGACTGAAGGACGGCCTGATTTCTTTAACCACTTGAAGTCTGCTGCTGATAGTCTATCTGCTCTTGCATGGATTGCATACACTGGAAAAGATTGCG gCCTAAGCATGCCTATTGCGCACGTGGAAGAAGGTTGGCAGATGGCTGAATTTTATAATAACAAG ATTCTTGTGGAGTTCAAAAACAAAGATGCAAATCATGTTGAGTGGGCAAAGGCTTTGAAAGAACTTTATCTCCCTGGCTTGAGAGATTATGTTAAGAGCCACTATCCATTAGGTCCTGTATGGAGTGCAACAGGGAAAGCTGCCGTATCTGCACCATCAAATGCTCCTTCACCAAGTGCTCCTGCTCCTCCGGCTCCACCTCCAGCTTCTCTCTTCAGCTCTGAATCTCCTCAGGCTTCATCATCACGCCCCAAGCAAGGGATGGCTGCTGTTTTTGATGAAATTAATTCAGGAAAGCCAGTGACTTCTG GATTGAGAAAGGTAACAGATGATATGAAGGCAAAGAACCGTGCCGACAGAACAGGCGTTGTTAATGCTGGTGAAAAAGAAGCCCACATGAGCTCACCCTATATCTCTAAAACTGGACCTGCAAAATTGGAGCTTCAGATGGGCCGTAA ATGGGTGGTTGAGAATCAAGTGGGAGAGAAGAATCTAGTTATTGATGACTGTGATGCAAAGCAATCAGTATATGTCTATGGGTGCAAAGGTTCAGTTCTTCAGATCAAAG GAAAAGTCAACAACATCACAATTGACAAGTGCACTAAGATGGGAGTTGTATGTGCG GGTGTAGTGGCAGCTTGTGAGGTCGTCAATTGCAATGGTGTGGAGGTGCAATGTCAG GGCTCGGCTCCTACAATATCAGTTGACAATACAACTGGGTGCCAGTTATACTTGAGCAAAGATTCTTTGGGGGGTTCTATTACCACAGCTAAGTCAAGTGAAATCAATGTTATGGTTCCTGGTGCAGGGCCTGATGATGATTGG GGTGAGCATGCTTTGCCACAGCAGTATGCTCATGTATACAAGGATGGACACTTTGTGACTACTCCTGTCTCCCACTCTGGAGCTTAA
- the LOC108945879 gene encoding uncharacterized protein has protein sequence MFQVIYNEESPLNCISIMAMKFEKGCLNPSSPFCSVLEFLVDNGDQRFAESNNYAPYSCTNSNSYIGSESSTWNRLQSFVISVSFRCQWNSNHIVPIDRSSSLRR, from the exons ATGTTCCAAGTCATTTACAATGAAGAAAGCCCTTTAAACTGTATTTCTATTATGGCAATGAAATTTGAAAAAGGCTGTCTTAATCCAAGTTCCCCTTTTTGCAG TGTTCTTGAATTCTTGGTTGACAATGGCGATCAAAGATTTGCTGAATCGAACAACTATGCACCATACTCATGCACCAACTCCAACTCCTACATTGGGAGTGAATCAAGCACCTGGAATAGACTACAATCATTCGTTATTTCTGTCTCCTTCAGATGTCAGTGGAATTCAAATCATATCGTTCCAATTGACAG gaGCTCTTCACTGAGAAGGTGA